From Deltaproteobacteria bacterium, a single genomic window includes:
- a CDS encoding serine dehydratase subunit alpha family protein, with the protein MTLAIKNLLHDRARALLRLETEPGLGCTDPAAIGLCAAAAASLLPSKEIDGIEVTLDPKLYKNAAGVVIPATSGQSGIALAAALGALAGDPGLKLQVFARVGPTGLAQAQRLLDEGKVSTAIRRDQIGLFVKTVLIAREHTAEAVITGQHDHIAALSLDGQSQAGHPLLSRATDQDKRLVELEDWLVSLSLGEMLALLDELDADDLSYIQQGIEINQKLADYGLAHGPGLGVGQTQQRLVQQGLISQDQAVWAGILTAAAVDSRMAGVMLPAMTLAGSGNQGLAACLPVVAAAEFVVPYDPQQLLKAVTLSYLVTCYIKAQVGRLSALCGSSVAGGAGAAAGIAYLRGGAVDNIGGAITNHLVTMATVICDGAKTSCALKVGEAGSAAVKNALLALQGTVVKPYDGFIGQHPEDTVRHLGKLCHEGLSPMDAALLDIMLARSCKSGCS; encoded by the coding sequence GTGACTCTCGCCATCAAAAATCTATTGCATGATCGGGCCCGCGCTTTGCTGCGTCTGGAAACCGAGCCAGGATTGGGCTGTACCGATCCAGCGGCTATTGGCCTTTGCGCTGCGGCCGCGGCTTCGCTGCTTCCCAGTAAGGAAATCGACGGCATCGAGGTTACCCTGGACCCCAAACTTTACAAAAACGCGGCCGGGGTGGTCATCCCGGCTACGAGCGGTCAAAGTGGTATAGCTCTGGCCGCAGCCCTGGGCGCCCTGGCTGGAGACCCGGGCCTGAAGCTCCAGGTTTTTGCCAGGGTTGGCCCCACCGGACTGGCCCAGGCCCAACGTCTCTTAGATGAAGGCAAAGTTTCTACCGCTATCAGACGGGATCAGATCGGACTTTTTGTCAAAACCGTGCTTATCGCCAGGGAGCACACAGCCGAAGCGGTCATTACCGGCCAACACGACCATATCGCTGCGCTTTCCCTGGACGGCCAGTCCCAGGCAGGCCATCCTTTGCTGAGCCGGGCAACAGACCAGGATAAAAGACTGGTTGAACTGGAAGACTGGCTTGTTTCCCTATCTTTGGGAGAGATGCTGGCCCTGCTGGATGAACTGGATGCAGACGACCTATCCTATATCCAGCAGGGAATTGAGATAAACCAGAAGCTGGCAGACTACGGCCTGGCTCACGGCCCGGGCCTAGGGGTCGGCCAGACCCAGCAGCGTCTGGTACAGCAAGGACTGATTAGCCAGGATCAGGCAGTTTGGGCCGGGATTTTAACCGCCGCGGCTGTCGACTCCCGGATGGCCGGAGTCATGCTGCCAGCCATGACCCTGGCAGGCAGCGGCAATCAGGGCCTCGCCGCCTGCCTGCCGGTAGTGGCCGCCGCCGAGTTTGTTGTGCCTTACGACCCCCAGCAGTTGCTCAAGGCAGTAACTTTAAGCTATCTGGTTACCTGCTATATCAAAGCCCAGGTGGGCCGCCTGAGCGCCTTGTGTGGCAGCAGTGTCGCCGGTGGGGCCGGAGCCGCGGCAGGCATAGCCTATCTCCGGGGCGGCGCGGTGGATAACATCGGCGGTGCCATTACCAATCATCTCGTCACCATGGCTACCGTGATCTGTGACGGGGCCAAAACCAGTTGTGCCCTCAAGGTCGGAGAAGCCGGGTCCGCGGCAGTCAAAAACGCGCTGTTGGCTCTCCAGGGGACGGTGGTCAAACCGTATGACGGGTTCATCGGCCAGCACCCCGAAGACACCGTGCGCCATCTGGGCAAACTCTGCCACGAAGGCCTATCCCCCATGGATGCCGCCCTTTTAGACATCATGCTGGCCCGATCCTGTAAGTCTGGCTGCTCTTGA
- a CDS encoding hydantoinase B/oxoprolinase family protein translates to MSIALELTVFNKLFAAVAEEMGIVLRRSAFSPNIKERRDYSCAVFTAQGELLAQAAHIPVHLGALPLTMSLILTEYPPLEPGDVLLLNDPYLGGTHLPDLTLITPHYLEGGQGPAFYLINRAHHADVGGLTPGSMPLADDIRQEGVIIPPSRLYRRGQLEQDFWDGLLARMRVPEERQGDLTAQLAALHRGQQRLSALVERYGLAKLNEMSQALLKYSEQAMRALIQTIPAGCYEFSDYLDDDGYGHSDVPLTVRLTVQGDAVLLDFRESADQVRGGLNTVPAVVEAACYYVFLSLLPEAYPINQGCFRPIAILTRPGSILDAKFPAAVAAGNVETSQRLVDVVLGALAQALPQVIPAASQGTMNNLAFGGWWPENGQEFTYYETIGGGMGGSPSHAGLDGVHTHMTNTRNTPVEVIEQHYPVLVERYALREGSGGDGQHRGGQGLCRDFQFLMEVTVSLLTERRQNAPYGLNGGHPGQKGENVLLTLEGEQRLPGKINLSLAQGTRLSIRTPGGGGWGNRR, encoded by the coding sequence ATGTCCATCGCTCTGGAATTAACGGTTTTCAACAAACTTTTTGCCGCCGTGGCGGAGGAGATGGGGATCGTTCTGCGGCGCAGCGCCTTTTCTCCCAATATCAAGGAACGTCGGGACTATTCTTGTGCAGTATTTACCGCTCAGGGCGAGCTTTTGGCCCAAGCCGCGCATATTCCGGTGCATTTAGGCGCCTTGCCCCTGACCATGTCGCTGATTTTGACCGAGTATCCCCCATTGGAACCCGGGGATGTGTTGCTGCTCAATGATCCTTATCTGGGCGGGACCCACCTGCCCGACCTCACCCTGATCACTCCACATTATCTGGAGGGCGGCCAGGGTCCGGCATTCTACCTGATTAACCGGGCCCATCATGCCGATGTCGGAGGCCTGACTCCGGGTTCCATGCCCCTGGCGGATGATATTCGTCAGGAAGGGGTTATCATCCCCCCTTCCCGGCTATACCGCCGGGGTCAACTGGAACAAGATTTTTGGGACGGTCTGCTGGCCCGGATGCGGGTGCCCGAGGAACGTCAGGGCGATCTAACCGCCCAGCTGGCGGCCTTACATCGCGGTCAACAGCGGCTCAGCGCCCTGGTGGAGCGCTATGGGTTGGCCAAGTTAAACGAGATGAGCCAGGCCCTGCTGAAGTACTCGGAGCAGGCCATGCGGGCCTTAATTCAGACCATCCCGGCAGGCTGCTATGAGTTTAGCGATTATCTGGATGACGACGGCTATGGCCACTCGGATGTGCCCCTGACAGTGAGGCTAACCGTTCAGGGGGATGCCGTGCTCCTGGATTTCCGGGAATCGGCCGACCAGGTCCGAGGCGGCCTCAATACAGTGCCGGCGGTGGTGGAAGCCGCATGTTATTATGTATTTTTATCATTGCTGCCCGAGGCCTATCCCATCAACCAGGGCTGTTTCCGACCCATCGCCATCCTGACCCGGCCGGGCAGCATTTTGGATGCCAAGTTCCCGGCGGCAGTGGCGGCGGGCAATGTTGAGACTTCGCAGCGCTTGGTGGACGTAGTGCTGGGGGCTCTGGCCCAGGCGCTGCCCCAGGTCATTCCCGCAGCCAGCCAGGGGACCATGAATAACCTGGCGTTTGGGGGCTGGTGGCCCGAGAACGGCCAGGAATTTACCTATTATGAAACGATCGGCGGTGGTATGGGGGGCAGCCCCAGCCATGCGGGATTGGATGGCGTCCATACCCACATGACCAATACCCGGAATACCCCGGTCGAGGTAATAGAGCAACATTATCCGGTTCTGGTGGAACGCTATGCCTTGCGAGAGGGCTCAGGAGGCGACGGTCAGCATCGGGGAGGCCAGGGCCTGTGTCGCGATTTCCAATTTCTCATGGAAGTTACCGTCAGCCTGCTCACCGAACGCCGGCAGAACGCTCCTTATGGCCTAAATGGCGGCCACCCCGGCCAGAAGGGGGAAAATGTGTTGCTCACCCTGGAGGGAGAGCAACGCCTGCCGGGTAAAATTAACCTGAGCCTAGCCCAGGGGACCCGCCTGTCAATCCGGACGCCCGGCGGCGGCGGTTGGGGAAACCGACGCTGA
- a CDS encoding IMP cyclohydrolase — MSAIQRALMSVTDKSGLVEFACGLGQFQVEILSTGGTARMLREAGIAVTEVADFTGFPEMLDGRVKTLHPKIHGGILGRRDRPEHVAQMQTHQILPIDLVVVNLYQFEKTVARPGCTLEDAIENIDIGGPAMLRSAAKNFRDVTVVVDPADYPTVLAEMQAHQGATTLPTRFTLAKKVFSLTHNYDGAIFRYLEKMQV; from the coding sequence ATGAGCGCCATCCAACGGGCCTTGATGAGTGTTACCGATAAATCCGGTCTGGTCGAATTTGCCTGCGGGTTGGGCCAGTTTCAGGTGGAAATCCTCTCCACCGGCGGCACCGCCCGGATGCTGCGGGAGGCCGGAATTGCAGTTACCGAAGTGGCCGATTTCACCGGCTTTCCGGAGATGCTCGACGGTCGGGTGAAAACCCTCCACCCCAAAATTCATGGCGGCATTCTGGGACGCCGGGACCGGCCGGAACATGTGGCCCAGATGCAGACTCACCAGATACTTCCTATTGATCTCGTCGTGGTTAATTTGTATCAATTCGAAAAAACCGTGGCCCGTCCTGGCTGCACCCTGGAGGACGCCATTGAAAATATCGACATCGGCGGCCCGGCCATGCTGCGCTCGGCCGCCAAGAACTTCCGGGATGTCACTGTAGTAGTGGATCCGGCCGATTATCCTACTGTGCTGGCCGAAATGCAGGCCCACCAGGGGGCCACCACCCTGCCCACCCGCTTTACCCTGGCCAAGAAGGTTTTCTCTTTGACCCATAACTATGATGGCGCTATTTTCCGCTATCTGGAAAAAATGCAGGTGTAA
- a CDS encoding TraR/DksA C4-type zinc finger protein produces the protein MHEFAEARRAIETMIRSGDLEGLLRHTETIHGHLCPGVAWGIQAGQYAMTTLNRKNTGMEEVVAIVECNNCFTDGIQTVTGCTFGNNALIFKDLGKTAVTVARREDGVAVRLAVKPGFRQRLFEKYPAAGPLFKKVIVDRQGNEEDHHRLHHLWHAMARKELQTPLEEQFNIQHLTINMPEYARIFASLPCSICEEEIMETRVCLRDGKPTCLACAHEHYFILTGNGITLTRDD, from the coding sequence ATGCACGAATTTGCTGAGGCCCGCCGGGCCATTGAAACCATGATTCGCAGCGGCGATCTGGAGGGATTGCTCCGCCATACCGAGACCATCCACGGCCATCTGTGCCCTGGGGTGGCCTGGGGGATTCAGGCCGGACAGTATGCCATGACCACCTTAAACCGGAAAAATACCGGTATGGAAGAGGTAGTGGCGATTGTAGAATGCAATAATTGTTTTACCGATGGCATCCAGACCGTAACCGGTTGCACCTTTGGCAATAACGCCCTGATTTTCAAAGACCTGGGCAAGACCGCGGTAACCGTCGCCCGCCGCGAGGATGGCGTGGCGGTCCGGTTGGCGGTCAAGCCCGGTTTCCGGCAGCGGCTATTCGAAAAATATCCGGCCGCCGGCCCCTTGTTCAAGAAAGTAATAGTTGACCGGCAAGGCAACGAGGAAGACCATCACCGGCTGCACCACCTGTGGCACGCCATGGCCCGGAAAGAACTGCAGACTCCCCTGGAGGAGCAGTTTAATATTCAACATCTGACCATCAATATGCCCGAATATGCCCGGATCTTTGCTTCGCTGCCCTGTAGTATCTGTGAGGAAGAGATCATGGAGACCCGGGTATGCCTGCGGGATGGGAAACCAACCTGTCTGGCCTGTGCTCATGAACATTATTTTATCCTCACCGGTAATGGCATAACCCTTACCCGGGATGATTAG
- a CDS encoding flavin reductase family protein, producing MILNPFKRESIMPLPVAFISTLSAEGVRNIAPYSCVMPVLRPLDLVCVASAHRRDTLNNIRTTRQFVLNFPGLELADKVIPTARYSPPEVDEFEVAGLSVKPSVQIKPPGIAGCYAWMECQLYKAYAEPQYVLITGKVVHLEVDDAVYLPDGSLDVRKARPLMMTGNDKGMKFCTVVEINKFELYGSMFPNGKDPLAHKYEP from the coding sequence ATGATCTTGAACCCTTTTAAAAGAGAATCAATCATGCCGCTACCGGTGGCCTTTATTTCGACCCTCAGTGCCGAGGGCGTTCGCAACATTGCTCCTTATTCCTGCGTGATGCCGGTGTTACGCCCACTGGATCTGGTCTGTGTGGCCTCGGCCCATCGGCGGGACACCCTGAACAATATCCGGACCACCCGGCAGTTTGTGTTGAACTTTCCCGGACTGGAGTTGGCCGATAAGGTAATCCCCACCGCCCGCTACAGCCCCCCAGAGGTGGATGAGTTCGAGGTGGCGGGGTTAAGTGTCAAACCCTCGGTGCAAATCAAGCCCCCGGGGATAGCGGGTTGCTATGCCTGGATGGAATGTCAATTATATAAAGCCTACGCCGAGCCCCAATACGTGCTCATTACGGGGAAGGTCGTGCATCTGGAGGTGGACGATGCGGTATATCTGCCTGATGGCTCCCTGGATGTCAGAAAGGCCCGGCCCCTGATGATGACCGGCAACGATAAGGGAATGAAATTTTGCACCGTAGTGGAAATCAATAAATTCGAACTGTATGGGTCAATGTTCCCTAATGGGAAGGATCCGTTGGCCCATAAATACGAACCTTGA